From the genome of Corallococcus macrosporus DSM 14697:
CGCCAGACGACGTGGGCGCCCACCGCCGCCAAGGCGGGCGCCAGCCCACAGGTCTGCGGGTCATGCAGCAGGACCACGTCCCCTGGCTGCACCAGGACAAGCAGCTCCTCTGCATTGTCGCGGAGCACCTCGTCGTACCGCTCGTGCTCGGCCGCTCCCAGCGGTGAGCCATCCCCTCGCGAACCATGCAACGCATGATGCAGCCGCTTGGTGATGTGGAAGAACTCTGGCGTCCCGGTGAGCACGAGCCAGTGTGCATCCACGCTCGCTCCTCGAGCGTAGGCAACCAGCCGGGGGACTATCTCCGCCACGCCACCCCCCTTGGCCGTGGAGCTGATGTTCCAGAAGGCTCGGCCTGCCATGAGGGCCCGGGCCTTCACGGCCTGGGCTTGAAGCGTGCTCCAACGGGCCGCATCCATCTCACGCTCGAAGCGTGCCAAGGGCTCGGCCTGAACGTGCACCTCGAAAGGCTTGAGCATCGGACCTCCGGCAGGGACTCCCAGAGAAACTCAGGGCTGCTGGTTCTCGCCACGGAAGACGGTTGCTCGCATCCCTCCTCAAGAGCTGCGGCCTGAGGCCACGTCCCCACAAACCTCGGGCTCCTGTTTTCAACGCGCAAGAAGACCCGCCGGAAGGTCTCCTGGTTGGGTGGAGTCGCGCAGCGACCGAGCACTGGGGCGCATACCGCCTTCCCTCCTGCCCGTTCATGTCTCGAAGAGGCTGTACAGCTCCTCCTCCTGCGCGAAGTGGAGCGTGAGGATTGCGTGCAGGCCGTAGAGTGCCCGGCGGAGATCGCGCAGGTCCTCCGCGCGGGGGCCTTCAGGGGGAAGCTGTGAGACCAGTCGGCCAAGGAGGCGCGCGAGCCGATGAATCTCATGGTGTGTCTGGATGAGTGGCCCGGTAGGGTCCTCGTCCTTGAGCATCTTCCCGAGCAGGGGGTAGGCCGTCTGCTGCTCCTCCAACTCGTGTGGCCAGAGCTTCGTTTCAATCATCTCACGGAGACGCTCGAGCAGGGCGCGTGCATCCGCCGGCTCGAGTGAATCGAGGCGTGCCGCCAGCGCCGCGAGCTCGCTGACGTGCGGGCGCAGTGAGCGGTGGGCCGAGGCGAGTCGCTGCGCGAGTCCCTTGACCTCCGGGCGCTTGGGCGTGATGAGGCCGCCGCCGCCAAGGGCGCGCAGCGCGTTCAGGATGACGAGGACGTCGATGCCTTCCTGAAGGATGGCTCCCGCGACTGGGGTGATATAGCCCGCTGCGGCGAAGAGCATCGCCACGAGCGAGAGTCCCATGCCGACGAAGATGCTCTCCAGCGCGATGCGCCGGGTGTGCTGCGCGATTCGCGTCGCGAGAAGAAGCCCCTCGAGCCGGTCCGCTGTGAGCACGACGTCGGCTGCTTCGGAGGCCGCCGTCGCGCCGCGCGCTCCCATCGCGACACCGATGTCGGCGAGCGCCAGGGCTGGGGCGTCGTTGATGCCGTCGCCCACCATCGCCGTGATGCCCTCGGCCCGGACGACCTTGATGACCTCGACCTTCTCCTCCGGAGTCCGCTCGGCGAACACGCGGTCGACGCCCACCGCATCGCCCACGAGCTCGGCGACGTCGGGATGGTCGCCCGTCACCATGTGGATGCGCTGGACGCCCGCGGCCCGGAGCGAGCGCAGCGCGCGAGGCGCTTCCGGTCGAATCGGGTCCTGAATCAGGAGGACACCCGCGAGCGAGCCGTTGATGGAGACGTAGACGCTCGATGAGCCCTCGACCGCCGTACGCATCTTGATTGACCGTAGCTCCGGCGTGCGCGGCGTGTCCGGAGCGGCGAAGGCGAGCTGTCCCACCGCCACACGCCGGCCGTCGACGGTCCCTTCGATGCCAGTGCCCATCTGTTCGCGAACATCGGCCGGGAAGCTGGGTTCGACGCTCCGGCTGCGTGCCTCCGCGAGAATCGCGGGTGCGAATGGGTGGACGGAGAGCTGCTCGACGGACGCTGCGTGCCGGACGACGTCGTCCGACGACATGGGCCCGAACGTTTCGACCGCGACGACCTGCGGCCGCGCCGAGGTGACTGTCCCCGTCTTGTCGAGGAGCAGCACCTTGGCGCGCGCGAGCGTTTCGAGGGGGCCACCGCCCTTGACGATGATGCCGTGCTTCGCCGCGCGCGACACGCCAGCGAGGAGCGCCGCCGGCGCGGCCAGGATGAGCGGGCACGGCGTCGCCACGACGAGCACCGCGAGCGCGCGGCTCGGACTGCCTCCCGCGAACCACGCGAAGCCCGACAGGGCGAGCGTGAGTCCGAAGAACCCGAGTGCGTAGCGGTCCGCGAGCCGGATGAACGGCGCCTTCGACTCCTCGGCCGCCTTGACCAGGCGGATGATGCCCGCATACGTGCTCTCGGCCGCCGAGGCGGTGACGCGCAGCTCGAAAGGGCCACCCGCGTTCGTGCCGCCGCTGCGGACGGGCGTGCCGGCGTCGAGCTGCACCGGCTTCGATTCGCCCGTGAGCGCCGATTCGTCCAGCACGGCGCTGCCGCTGCTGAGGATGCCGTCGGCCGGAACAACCTCACCGGGCTTAATGACAAGGAAGTCGCCGAGGCCGACCTCCGCGACGTCCACGTCCCTGATGTCAGCGCCGACGCGCCGGTGCGCGACACGCGGCGCCCGTTTGAGGAGCGCCGAGAGCTCACGGCGGGCCCGCGCGACCGCGAAGCGCTCGAGCGCCGCTCCCCCCGTGAGCATCACGGAGATGATGGCGCCCGCCAGGTACTCGCCGAGGGCCAGCGCGCCCACCATCGCCAGGACCGCGATGAGGTCGACGCCCGTCTCTCGTCGCAGGAGCCCCTTGATGATGGAGACGAGGGTGGGGAGCAGGACGACCGCGGTGGTGGCGGCCCACGCACAGCGAGCCGCATCACTGGCGTGCGCCACGTGAAGGACGCCGCCAGCCGCCAGGCCCATGAGTGCGAGTGCGAGCAGCGTCATCTGCCTCCGCGATTGGGCGTCCTTGCTGTCAATACGGACAAGGTGGGGTCGTGGCGGCTGTACCCCGAGCGATGTCACGGCAGTGCCTGCCCGGCCGCAGCCAGCGCAACCCGAGCAGGCTTCAAGCACGATTTGGTGAGCATGCCTCTTCACCTGGACATGCTCTTCGAGGTGAGCAACGGCGTCACTCAACGTCAGGGCGGACGCGAGGGAGAGGACAGCGCGCCGTGCCTCAGGGCCGAGACATCGCTGCATGAAGTGCAGTCATCCGGTCCCGAGGTGGGCGCACCGGGGCTGTGTGGCGCGATCCGCGGCCCCGGTGTGCGCATGCGCCTGGACCTCCCTTCGTCGCGGAGGCCGCGGCGGAGGGGCCGGCATCATGCTCACCGCCATGCACGCTCCACGACCCGCAAACGCTTGCCGCTACGACACGAGGACGCACCCTCGCGAAGGCGCCTCGTCATGCCTGGCCATGGTGGGTGGGCGCCCACTCGAAGTCGCGAGGGATTTCTCATGCATGGATGGCGTCAACTGGTTGGGGCCTGCCTCCTGGCGGTGGGATGCGGCGGGGCGATGACGGATGCGCCCGCGCCGGGTTCCCCTGCGCCAGGGGGCGTCACGGCGCAGTGGGAAGCACCGCTTCCGGAGCTCGGTCCCGCCACCCTCTTGAAGGACCTCTACCCGCCGCCGGACGAGCCGTTCCCGGGGCCCTTTGGAGGGCCGGCTCCCACCGACCTGCTGGCCTTCCGTGACAGGCTCTATTTCTCCGCCATTGACTTCGCGGCGGGCCGCGGTGCGCTCTGGCGCAGCAACGGTACGACCGCGAGCACCGTCCCGGTGAAACACCTCGACGACGCACCCGGGCGCCTGACGGTGGTGGGCAACCAACTCTTCTTCACGGGAGGCTTCAGCGAGGAGCACGGAAACGAGCTGTGGGTGAGCGATGGCACGACGGCGGGGACCCGACGGGTCAAGGACCTCACGCCCGCCTCCGGCACGGCCTTTCTGGAGAACTTCATCGCGGTGGATGACACGCTCTTCTTCTTCCGTGTCGTCCGCATGCCCCTCATCTTCTCCAGCGAATTGGAGCTGTGGCGCAGCGACGGCACCGCGGGAGGGACGGCGCGGGTGACGGAGCTGGGGCAGGAAGGCACGTTCAATGGCCCGCTGGAGCTGGCGAGCGTGGGAGACCTCCTCTTCATGAGCTTTGGCAAGACGGACACAGGCACGGAGCTCTGGGTCAGTGACGGAACCGCCGAGGGCACCCACCTGGTGAAGGACCTTCTCCCGGGCCCCGCTTCGTCGTTCCCACGGAGCCTGACGCCCGCGGCTGGGGTGCTCTACTTCTCCGCCGACGATGGTGAACACGGGCGGGAGTTGTGGCGGAGCGACGGCACCGAGGAGGGCACGGAGCTGGTCGAGGACACCCGCCCGGGCCCGGAGGGGTCGCAGGCGCAGCCCATCACCGTGTTCAAGCAGCGCCTCTACTTCGCGACGTTCACCCCGCGGTACGCGGCGACCGAGCTCCGCAAGTTGAATCCCGATCCTTCCTGCCACCCACGCTCGCAGCGGGTCGCCACCATCCCCAATCCCTACGCGAACATTCCGCGCGAGTTCTTCATCTTCGTCTCCACCTTCACCGCGACGGAGCGAAAGCTCTACTTCACGCTCTACTACGACGTGGGAAGTCCGGCCCCGGCGGACGTGCAGCTCTGGAGGACGGACGGCACCCGGAAGGGAACGAAGCTCTTGTACCAGCCCCTCCTCGAATCGCCTGACCTGCTGCCTCCCAGGCCCGTCCCCACGGATGACGGTCGCGTCGTCTTCTACGCGTACGATGAAGTCCATGGCCATGAACTCTGGGTGACGAACGGTCAGCCGAGCGGCACACGGTTGCTCCAGGACATCAACCCGGGACCGGCGTCGTCCTATCCGCAGGACCTGCTTCGCGCGGGGGACTTCATCTACTTCACAGCCGTGGATGGCGTGCACGGCCGGGAGATATGGACGCTCCCCGTGCCGGACCCCGAGGCCGTGCAGCAACAATCCTCGCGAGAGTAATGGCGCTCCGGGGCGCGCCGGCTTGCCGCAAGACGGCGTCTTGTTGAATGCGAGGGCGCGCCAGGAACCACCGAAGTGGGGCCGTCATCGTCATGCATCAATTCGCTGCATGGCGGCGGTTCCACCTCAGGTGCTCTTGCTCGATGAGGGCCACGGCGCGCGCGGGTCCATTTTCTGCGCGGATGCGTTCGCCCAGCGCTGTCGCATGGGCCCGCATCGTTGGGGAAAGCGCCGTGCGGATGGCGTCTGCCAGACGCTCGGCCGTGAGCGACTTCTGGGGGACCGGCTGTGGCCCTGCACCCGCGCGGAGAACCATGTGCCCCCAGAAGGGCTGGTCGCCAAGAAAGGGGCAGATGACAGTGGGTTTGCCCGCGCGCAAGCCTGCCATCGTGGAGCCGGCCCCGCCGTGATGCACCACCGCGCTCATTCGCGGGAAGAGCCAGTCATGTGGCGCGGACTCCAGCATGAAGACATGGGGCGGGAGGTCGCGCGCCTTCATGCCTCCCCAGCCCGAGGCCAGCACCGCGCGTTCGCCGGTCAACGCCACGGCCTTCAGGACGGTGGCGGCACGAGACTCAGCATGCGCCGCGCCCATGCTGCCAAAGCCCACGTAGAGAGGCGGCGGCCCCGCTTCGAGGAACGCCCGCAGCGCCGGGGGAGGAGTCCATGGGTCGCCCTCGTCGAGGAACCAGCAGCCCGTCACCTGGGCCTCGAGCGGCCAGTCGGGGGGACGTGGCAGCAGATGCTCACTGTACGCGTAGAGCGCCGGCACCGCGGAGCCCTCGACCGTCTTCATCGGGTCCGCGAAGCGTGAGCGCGGCGCGAGGCCGAGTGTCTTCACCCGGAAGTCATTGGTTGCTCCGGCCCAGACCGCGTTGGCCAGCGCCAGGACTCGATAAGTGAGCGCGTTGAGCCAGCCGCCGAGTCGAAAACTCGGAACTATCGGCGCCGGGAACTCGCGCGTCGGAGTCAGCGGCAGCGGCATCGCTAGCAGCTCGGCGGCCCGGAGCTTCTCCGCGATGTGGTGACTGCCAAGCGCCTTGGAGTGGTACACGAGCACGTCCGGCTCCAGCTCCCGCGCCGCTCGCCACTCGTCCTCCATGCTCGCCCGGACGATGGCGCCGAACCCCTTGAACAGTCGCCGCTGCTCGGCACGCGTAGGGGCGCGCAGAACCGCCTCCGTCAGCTCCAGCACCGCATTGTCCATGTGCGCGTATGGAATGCCGTGGCGCTCCACCATGCCTCGGAAGCCGGTAGGTGTGCAGAGCGCTACGACATGGCCACGCGCCCTCAGGGCCTTGGCGAGCGCGACGAAGGGTTGGACATCGCCTCGGGTACCGTAGGTGGAAATGAGCACGCGCATGGAGACTCCCCACTGGAGCTTGCCTGCGGTAACAACCGCGGCAAGGTGGCGGCCCGACCACCGAGGAACCTGTGCGTGCCAGGAGCGCGACGCACACCCTTCGAGATGTGTGGTCATCGTCTCATGACGTGATGCTTCAAGCCACGGAAACCTTGTGGGCCGGGCGCCAGTCGTTCCACGGCGACTGACGCGCGGTGGGACAACGCCTGCCTTGATGGGCTGGGGCCAAGACTGACGTTCCGCTCGCGCCGCGGCGTGCAGAGGTTCGGCGCGCTCCGATCGGCGATGGCCTGCTCCGCGCCCAGAAAAGTTGACCAGTCAAACGATGGACTCCGTGTGAATATGGTCTTCTCCCTGTGTGTGTCGCGTGATGTCAAATGCAGTCGTTTCGAAGCCATGCGTCATGCCGCGCCGCGCCGATTGGTGTGATATGCATTGCGTCATCTCCCAGACACACAGGCTCCGCGAGGGTTTGCATTCATGATGGCTGCTGCAAGAGGTAGCCTTCGCGCCGCGTCGAAGGGGACGACTCCTCGCGACGCAGACCGAAAGGAAAACACCATGAAGACCCTCAAGGCGCTGTCTGACCGCCTCCTGAAGCTGTTCCTGTCTGAGATTCCCGCGGGCGCCTGTGTCCCGGAGAACGGCCAGTGCTGCTCCGCGAAGCACCGTCGGTTCAACTGCTACGGCTCCTGCATCAGGACCTCCGTCTGCGGCTGATTCCAGCTTCATGACCCCGGCTGGATGTGGACCCTCCACGTCCAGTCGCGGTTTTCGCGAGGACGCTCCGTTGAACGCGGTCAATCTAGGCTGTCGACTGATGCTGGCCACGGTGTTCGCGCTCGCCGCGCTGGGGAAGGCGCGCGGACGCAGGCCTTTTGATGAGTTCATCCAGACGCTCGAAAACCTTGGTTTTCCGCGCGCCCTGGCCGGGGCGCCGCTGGCGGCCACGTTGGTCCTGACGGAAGCCGCCTCCGCGCTGCTGCTGGGGGTGGGCGTGGCGGCGGGGTATGCGCTGGCGCTGGCGCTCCTGGTGGGCTTCACGCTGGGGATCGCGTGGGTGATGCGCCGGGGAGAGAAGGTCGCGTGCCGGTGCTTCGGTGCGAGCAACGCCCCCGTCGGCGCGGCGCACCTGGTCCGCAATGGGCTGCTCCTGGCGGTCACGGTCGCCGGTGCGGTGAGCCACCCGTCCGCCTCCGGTGGACTGGCGATGGGCATGGGCGTCATCGCGGGGACGGTCGGCGTCCTGGCGGGGCTCTTCGTCACGCGCTGGGATGATCTGGTGTTCCTGCTTCGAGGACCGCAGCCGCTGGCCGCGTCCCCGCGAACCCGACGAAACCGAGGCAGCCAATGATTGAAACGCTCGTCGTGGGTGGTGTCATCCTCTCCGTGCTGGTGGTGGGGAACCTCTTGCTGACCCTCGCGCTCGTCGGTCGGCTGCGCGCGCTCCAGGAGTTGATCGCCAACCAGGTCGTCCTTCGCGACCCGGCCCTGCCGCAGAAGGGAGAGCCGGTCGGCTCCTTCGAGGCCACCACCCTGGAGGGCGAAACCTTCACGGACGCCGTCCTGCGCGAGGGCAAGACGCTGGTCGGCTTCTTCACCACGGGCTGCCGGCCTTGCTCCTCGTTGCGCAAGCAACTCGTCGACTCGCCGCCCGGAGTGCCGCTGATGGCGTTCGTCGAAGGCGACCCCGACGACCCGCAGACGCTGGAGCTGGGGGCCTCGCTGAAGCAGGTGGCCCGGGTGGCGTTCCTGACCGAAGGGGACTCCGTCACGCGCGCCATCAAGCAGGCGGGCTATCCCACCCTCGTGCTCGTCGAGCGGGGCGTGGTCGCGGCCTCGGGGCACCACCTGCACGAAGTCCTGCCATGAGCGAGGCGCGAGGGGGCCTGCGGGAGCTGACGCGCACGGTGGGGGCGGCCGTGGCGCTCCAGTGGCGCGCGGCCCCGCTGGCGTCGGTGTTCGCGCTCCTCCTCACGCTGTGCACCGGCTCCGTGGCCGCCGCGGGCGGCTGGCTCACCAAGGCGCTGCTGGATGAGCTGGGCCGAGGGGCCCTGGCGGACTCCCAGCGGGCGCTCACGCTGGCGGTGGGCGCCGCCGCGGTGGTCGGCGGCTCCATGGCCATCCTCAATGTCTCCGAGTATCTGACTGGCGTGATTCGCTGGGGCGTCACCCTGGAGGTGGAGCGCCGCCTCTTCACGAAGGTGGCGGCGCTGGAGGGCCTGCACCACTTCGAGGACCCCGCCTTCCACGGCCGCCTGCGGCTCGCGGAGGAGGCCGCCCGGGACGCCCCCCAGCAGCTCATCGAGTTCGTGAAGGCCACCCTGCGCATGCTGGTCACGGTGGGGACGCTGAGCGCCGTGGTCCTGCTGGTGTCGCCGCCCATGGCGCTGCTGCTGCTGCTGGCGGGGGGCGTGGCCCTGCTGGCCCAGCTCGTGCGCAGCCGGTGGCTGGTGGAGCTGGCCGTGGCGCTGGTGCCGACCTATCGCTGGCGCGACTTCTACCACGCGCTGCTGGTGGACGTGCGGGCGGCCAAGGAGAGCCGGCTGTTCGGGCTGGGGGACCTGTTGCTGGAGCGGATGGTGGCCTCGCTGCGCAAGGCGGCGGACCGCGAGCTGGCCGTGACGCGCAAGGGGTTGGCCGTGCAGGCGGCGCTGTCGCTGCTCACGGCCGCGGTGGCGGCGGTCGGGTCCTTCATCGTCGCCCGAGGCGCGCTCCAGGGGCGGCTCCAGCTCGGAGACGTCTCCCTCTTCCTCGCGGCCGTGGCGGGCATCCAGGGGGCCTTCAACGGGCTCCTCGCGCAGGTCGAGTTCGCGGGCCGCAGTGTCCAGACCTTCAAGCACTACCTCGACATCATCGCCCTGCCAGTCCACGCGCCGGAGGCGTCACGGCCGGTGGCGCCGCTGAGGCACGGCGTGGAGCTGCGCGACGTCTGGTTCCGCTATGACGCCCAGGGACCGTGGGTGCTGCGCGGGGTGAGCCTCTTCATCCCGGCGGCTGGCTCGGTGGGGCTCGTCGGCGTCAACGGCGCTGGAAAGAGCACGCTGGTGAAGCTGCTGTGCCGCCTCTATGACGCGGAGCGAGGCCAGATTCTCTGGGACGGCGTGGACGTCCGCGAGCTGGATGCGCGCGCGCTGCGGCGGCGGATGACGGCGACCTTCCAGGACTTCATGACGTATGACTTCACCGCCGCGGAGAACATCGGGCTGGGGGACCTGGACCGGCTGAAGGACGAGGCGCGAATCCGCGACGTGGCACGGCTGGCGGAGATTGACGAGAAGCTCGCCTCACTCCCCGCCGGCTACCACACGCTGCTCAGCCGCGTGCTCGAAGGGGAGGACGAGGACATGCCCGCGGGCGTCTCGCTCTCCGGAGGGCAGTGGCAGCGATTGGCGCTGGCGCGGGCCCTGATGCGCCAGGACGTCGACCTGCTGGTGCTGGACGAACCGAGCTCCGGCCTGGACGCCGCCGCCGAGTTCCACATCCACCGGACGCTGGCGCGCCACGGCGAGGGAAGGGCGCGGCTGCTCATCTCCCACCGGATGAGCGCGCTGCGGAGCGCGGACACCCTCTTCGTCCTCTCCGAGGGGCGCATCATCGAGCAGGGCTCGCATGACGCGTTGATGACGGCGGGCGGTGAATACGCGCGCTTGTTCACGCTCCAGGCGAGCGGCTATCAGGACGAGCGCGTCGCATCACGGGCGGGCCAGAAGGAGGTCGCATGATGCTCACGGCGATGGGCGCGGGGGCCGCGCTCCTCGTGGCGGGAGTCGCGGCGGCGGCCTGGGGGCGCCGCCGCTGGGTGGTCGTCGCGGTGCGGGGCAACAGCATGTCGCCCACGCTGCACGACGGACAACGGCTCGTCGCGAGGCGGTTGGGCCGCGCTCCCGCGCCGGGGAACGGGTATTCGCGCTCCGACGTCGTCGTCTTCGTGCTTTCCGCGAAGCAGCGCGAGACGCTGGAGGCCGAAGCGCTGCCCTATCTCGTCAAGCGGGTGGCCGCCGTGGCGGGAGACCCGGTGCCGGACTGGGCCCGGGCGGCGCTCGGTGCCGACGATGATTCGCGCGTCCCACCCGGGAAGGTCGTGGTGTCGGGAGACAACGCTCGGAGCCAGGACTCGCGGCAATTGGGCTACATCGACGCGGAGGCCATCATCGCCGTCGTGCGGCTCCGGGGGCCGGAGCCTTCGCGAACAGGGTAGGCGTTGGGCCGACGCGCCAGGGGCTCTGGAGAGGACACGGCGTGGTCCACGGACGACGCGCCAGTGCAGGGGCCGGAGCTGAGTGGATTCTCCGACGCCCAGCGCACCAACCGTGAACTCGCGGAGTTCGCGGCCAGGCGGGCCGCATGGCCTGAGCCGCCACGCGCCTCCGCCATGGCCCTTCGCGGAGGGAGCGGGCAACCGCTCCGCTCACCCCCGCCCCATTTCAGCGACCGCCTGCCGTTGCCCTGCGGCAGGGCCCTTTCGCGCTCGCCTGCTCCTCGGCCTGTTCGAGCGTCACGAGTGGCGGTTCATTGCGTGACGGTCCACGTATTGTCGTCGTTCAATGTCGCAGTGAGTGAATAGACATTGTCTGGGTAGATGACTGGGGCCGTCTGGGTCACCGTCTGGATGTCCAGGACCGTTCCCACTTTCTGGTCGACCCCGGCCGCAATCCAATACGAGGGCGTGGGGATGAAAGTATGCGTGAGATTGGCGCCGGCCTGGGGCGCGAACGTCCCGGCATCCCCCATCCCGATACCCACCGAGAACGTATTGGGGGGACGAGTTTATCATCATTGATGGTCAACGTCCCTTTGGGGCCGGGCTTCAACGCCTTGGTCAGGTTCAGGCCACCGTCTTCATCGCCATCGACCACGGCACCGCCGAGTGCGTCGGCATCCACGCGGCCAAGGTCGGTACCCGCGTCGAAGCCCTTGAGCCCATCCGCCAAAGGAGCAACCGCGCTGGGTGCGCACCTTCTCCACCGTGGAGGAGCTGCGGCGGGCCCTGCTGGAGTGGGTCCGAGAATTGGCTCCGCATGCGGCGGAAGCGGCGGAGGTCGAACGCGCTGGCTGCACTCAGTCGGGATACAGGCGTTTCCATTCGTCCCGCCACTCACGCGCCAGCACGGACCGCTGGCGACCGTAGCGGGCCTCGGTCGCCGCGGCCGAGGTGATGCGGTCGACGCGGAAGTTGCGGAAGGCCTGGCGCAAGCAGCACCAGGCGGCAACGATTTGCTTGCCCTCGTGAAACGCGAGCTGCACCGGCCAGATGTCGCGCTGGCTCGGCGGGCCCTTCCCGTCGGCATACACGATGCGGAGCGCCCTCTCTTCGCGAATGGCCTGGCGCACGAGGCCGAGCACCGGGACGGACACAGGCCCGCCGCGCATCAGGATGGGCCAGAGCCCGGTGTCCTTCATCCGGTCGCGCAGCTCGTCGGGCGAGGCGGTGGCGATCTTGCCCAGCGCATTGCGCGCCGCCCCGGCGAGGCCGACATCCGGCTGGGCCTCGACCCAGCGGGAGCCGAGCACAAGCGCCTCGAGCTCCTCGGCCGTGAACATCAGCGGCGGCAGGAAGAAGCCCGGCTTCAAGACATAGCCCACGCCCGCCTCGCCAACGATGGGTGCGCCAAGACCGATGAGCGTTCGCACGTCGCGATAGAGCGTGCGCAGGGAGACGCCCTGTTCCTTGGCCAGTGCCGCCGCGGTGACGGGGCGGCGGTGCCGGCGAAGTGCGTCCATGACTGCGAAGAGGCGTTCGGTCTTGTCCATGCGTGCGCGCGGCTCACCTGATGGTGCGATGGAAGGCCCGGATATCGGCCGCGTAGTGCTCCGGAGCCTCGAGGGCTGGGTAGTGCCCGGCCTGCCGCGCCTCGGTCCAGTGGACGAGGTTCTGCAAGTGCCGTTCGCCCCAGGCGCGCGGCGCGGGATTGTCGACGTCGGCGGGCACCAGCACGCCTTGCTTCACGTCGTGGCGGGGCATCGGCATCAGCAGTTCCTGATCGGCGAAGGCCTCTTTGTACAGCCGAATCGATGAACCAATCGTCTGGGTGAACCAGTAGACCGAGAGCAGGGTGCAGAGGTCGTCGAGCGAATAGACTGACTCGAGGCGGCCGTCCTGAAGCCGGCTCCCGCTGTGAAATTTCTCGATGATCCACGACGCCAGGCCCGCGGGTGAGTCGTTGAGGCCGACGGCGAGCGTCTGCGGCTTGGTTCCGTGAAGCATGACATAGGCGCCCTGCGTGGCGTTCCACAGGTCGACGCGCCGGAAGTAGTCCACTTCTTCGGGCGTCGGCGCCGCTGGCCGCGGGTACCCCGAAAAGACGTTGAGGTAGTGCACACCCATGAGGCGGCCGGGATGGTTGCGGACCATGCTGAAGCAGACCCCGGAGCCCAGGTCCGAGCACGCAACGAGGAACTTCTCGTAGCCCAGCCGGGTCATCAGCTCGGCCCAGAGATGACCCATGCGACTCATGTTCATTCCCTGCTTCGTGGGCCGGCCCGAGAAGCCATAGCCCTGCATCGAGGGAATGATGACGTCGAACGACACCCCGCCTCGCTCGGCGGTGAGCAGCGGAATGAGCGGCAGGAACTCGACGAAGTTCGAGGGC
Proteins encoded in this window:
- a CDS encoding epoxide hydrolase family protein; translated protein: MRPFTLAIPDSELADLRARLKATRFPPTVEGVGWDDGTDAELLRQLVTHWAERFDWRAAEQRLNAIPQFIEELGGERVHFVHASGQGETRIPIVLANGWPSNFVEFLPLIPLLTAERGGVSFDVIIPSMQGYGFSGRPTKQGMNMSRMGHLWAELMTRLGYEKFLVACSDLGSGVCFSMVRNHPGRLMGVHYLNVFSGYPRPAAPTPEEVDYFRRVDLWNATQGAYVMLHGTKPQTLAVGLNDSPAGLASWIIEKFHSGSRLQDGRLESVYSLDDLCTLLSVYWFTQTIGSSIRLYKEAFADQELLMPMPRHDVKQGVLVPADVDNPAPRAWGERHLQNLVHWTEARQAGHYPALEAPEHYAADIRAFHRTIR
- a CDS encoding S26 family signal peptidase, whose amino-acid sequence is MMLTAMGAGAALLVAGVAAAAWGRRRWVVVAVRGNSMSPTLHDGQRLVARRLGRAPAPGNGYSRSDVVVFVLSAKQRETLEAEALPYLVKRVAAVAGDPVPDWARAALGADDDSRVPPGKVVVSGDNARSQDSRQLGYIDAEAIIAVVRLRGPEPSRTG
- a CDS encoding helix-turn-helix transcriptional regulator — its product is MDKTERLFAVMDALRRHRRPVTAAALAKEQGVSLRTLYRDVRTLIGLGAPIVGEAGVGYVLKPGFFLPPLMFTAEELEALVLGSRWVEAQPDVGLAGAARNALGKIATASPDELRDRMKDTGLWPILMRGGPVSVPVLGLVRQAIREERALRIVYADGKGPPSQRDIWPVQLAFHEGKQIVAAWCCLRQAFRNFRVDRITSAAATEARYGRQRSVLAREWRDEWKRLYPD